A portion of the Salinigranum marinum genome contains these proteins:
- a CDS encoding ABC transporter permease, whose amino-acid sequence MTGLVRRVGGDHPYLTAFALFEFAFLILPSLIILIVSLGSNQIITFPPTELSLKWYASLLEQSQYVDPFVNSVVVATFCTIIAIPIGVMTALGLNRYDIRFEHGVQIYLLLPFTVPLVVSGFILLILFGRIGWIGDLWAVGLALTIINIPFMIWSVASSVNAFDPTLEDAAQSLGAEEIQTFRYVTLPALMPGVISGALLMFMLALNEFIVSLIITTTVTETLPVAIYGAIRGNISPQIAAVASVYVVIAVAAIVVADRLVGLERFLHS is encoded by the coding sequence ATGACCGGCCTCGTCCGGCGCGTCGGCGGTGACCACCCGTATCTGACCGCGTTCGCGCTCTTCGAGTTCGCCTTCTTGATCCTCCCGTCGCTCATCATCCTCATCGTCTCGCTCGGGTCGAACCAGATCATCACGTTCCCCCCGACCGAACTGAGCCTGAAGTGGTACGCCTCGCTCCTCGAGCAGTCCCAGTACGTCGACCCGTTCGTCAACAGCGTCGTCGTCGCGACCTTCTGTACGATCATCGCGATCCCGATCGGGGTGATGACCGCACTCGGGCTGAACCGCTACGACATCAGGTTCGAGCACGGGGTTCAGATATACCTCCTGTTGCCGTTCACCGTGCCGCTCGTCGTGTCGGGGTTCATCCTGCTCATCCTGTTCGGGAGGATCGGGTGGATCGGCGACCTGTGGGCCGTCGGTCTCGCGCTGACGATCATCAACATCCCGTTCATGATCTGGAGCGTCGCATCGAGCGTCAACGCGTTCGACCCGACGCTGGAGGACGCCGCACAGAGCCTCGGTGCCGAGGAGATACAGACGTTCAGGTACGTGACCCTCCCGGCACTGATGCCCGGTGTCATCTCGGGCGCGTTGCTGATGTTCATGCTCGCACTGAACGAGTTCATCGTCAGTCTCATCATCACGACGACGGTGACGGAGACGCTCCCAGTCGCGATCTACGGGGCCATCCGCGGGAACATCAGCCCGCAGATCGCGGCCGTCGCGAGCGTCTACGTGGTCATCGCCGTCGCCGCGATCGTCGTCGCGGACCGCCTCGTCGGCCTCGAACGCTTCCTCCACTCCTGA
- a CDS encoding LUD domain-containing protein, translating to MSAQVDRRRKAERIRTLLETEGETVQENVAHLNQGRYDAMERFDDFEALRTAAREIKAEAIENLPTLIETLRESVESNGGTLYLADDAADANRYISEVAASKNAETLVKSKSMTTEEIEVNAALADVGVEVWETDLGEFVLQVADESPSHLIGPSLHKSREDVAELFNQVFDPEEPFETAEELTTFARDYLGERIREADIGMTGANFVLADSGTITLVTNEGNARKSAVTPDTHIAVTGVEKIVPGVEELHPFVELISKSATGQDISQYVTMLTPPVDSPTIDFERPDEPLGSGDGEREFHLVLIDNGRMAMRDDEQLRETLYCIRCGACANSCGNFQHVGGHAFGGETYTGGIATGWETGIEGPDAASEFNDLCTGCSRCVNACPVKIDIPWINTVVRDRLNRETAPSELSFLVEGLTPDAEGSLSAPKRFFGNFETLAKLGSATAPVSNWLVDLAPVRTLMDRYLGVAPQRELPTFQRDTLTDWFESRRPRLPNADADRTVVLYPDTYTNYVHTERGKAAVRTLEALGAHVELATPIESGRAPLSQGMIATATAQADAVATDLDPYLAAEFDLVVIEPSDLAMFRREYRKLLDEDDYERISEHSYDVMEYVYGLLSNGASTEPLASPDAPVAYHSHCQQRTLGVDSYTEAVLDELGFDVVTSDVECCGMAGSFGYKSEYYELSMDVGEALHDQFTDAGDRTLVASGTSCTEQLTELFARDATHPVELVAPDGRT from the coding sequence ATGAGCGCACAGGTCGACCGCCGACGCAAGGCGGAACGGATCCGCACGCTCCTCGAAACGGAGGGGGAGACGGTCCAGGAGAACGTCGCGCATCTGAACCAGGGCCGCTACGACGCGATGGAGCGATTCGACGACTTCGAGGCGCTCAGGACGGCGGCTCGCGAGATCAAGGCGGAGGCCATCGAGAACCTCCCGACGCTGATCGAGACGCTCCGCGAGAGCGTCGAGTCGAACGGCGGCACGCTCTATCTCGCCGACGACGCCGCGGACGCGAACCGGTACATCTCGGAGGTCGCGGCGTCGAAGAACGCGGAGACGCTCGTAAAGTCGAAGTCGATGACCACCGAGGAGATCGAGGTCAACGCCGCGCTCGCGGACGTGGGGGTCGAGGTCTGGGAGACCGACCTCGGCGAGTTCGTCCTGCAGGTCGCCGACGAGAGCCCATCGCACCTCATCGGGCCGTCGCTCCACAAGTCGCGCGAGGACGTCGCCGAACTGTTCAACCAGGTCTTCGACCCCGAGGAGCCGTTCGAGACCGCCGAGGAACTCACCACGTTCGCACGGGACTACCTCGGCGAGCGGATCCGCGAGGCCGACATCGGGATGACCGGCGCGAACTTCGTGCTGGCGGACTCGGGAACGATCACGCTCGTCACGAACGAGGGGAACGCGCGGAAATCGGCCGTGACGCCCGACACACACATCGCCGTCACGGGCGTCGAGAAGATCGTCCCGGGCGTCGAGGAGCTCCACCCGTTCGTCGAACTCATCTCGAAGTCGGCGACGGGACAGGACATCTCGCAGTACGTCACGATGCTCACCCCACCGGTGGACTCCCCGACGATCGACTTCGAACGACCCGACGAACCCCTCGGGAGCGGCGACGGCGAACGGGAGTTCCACCTCGTCCTCATCGACAACGGGCGCATGGCGATGCGCGACGACGAACAGCTGAGAGAGACGCTCTACTGCATCCGCTGTGGCGCGTGTGCGAACTCCTGCGGGAACTTCCAGCACGTCGGCGGCCACGCCTTCGGCGGGGAGACCTACACGGGCGGGATCGCGACCGGTTGGGAGACCGGGATCGAGGGCCCCGACGCGGCGAGCGAGTTCAACGACCTCTGTACGGGCTGCTCGCGCTGTGTGAACGCCTGTCCCGTGAAGATCGACATTCCCTGGATCAACACCGTCGTTCGCGACCGGCTGAACCGCGAGACGGCGCCCTCGGAGCTGTCGTTCCTCGTCGAGGGGCTCACGCCCGACGCCGAGGGGAGCCTCAGTGCTCCGAAACGCTTCTTCGGGAACTTCGAGACGCTGGCGAAGCTGGGGAGCGCGACCGCACCGGTCTCGAACTGGCTGGTCGATCTCGCTCCCGTCCGCACGCTGATGGACCGCTACCTCGGCGTCGCGCCCCAGCGGGAGCTCCCCACGTTCCAGCGAGATACGCTCACCGACTGGTTCGAATCGCGACGGCCGCGGCTGCCCAACGCCGACGCCGACCGAACCGTCGTCCTCTACCCCGACACCTACACGAACTACGTCCACACCGAGCGTGGCAAAGCGGCCGTCCGGACGCTGGAGGCGCTCGGCGCACACGTCGAACTCGCCACGCCGATCGAAAGCGGGCGCGCGCCGCTCTCGCAGGGCATGATCGCCACGGCGACCGCCCAGGCGGACGCGGTGGCGACGGACCTCGATCCGTATCTCGCGGCGGAGTTCGACCTCGTCGTCATCGAGCCCTCCGACCTCGCGATGTTCCGCCGCGAGTATCGGAAACTCCTCGACGAGGACGACTACGAACGCATCTCGGAGCACAGCTACGACGTGATGGAGTACGTTTACGGCCTGCTCTCGAACGGGGCGAGCACGGAGCCGCTCGCTTCCCCCGACGCGCCGGTCGCCTACCACAGCCACTGCCAGCAACGGACGCTCGGGGTCGACAGCTACACCGAGGCCGTGCTCGACGAACTCGGCTTCGACGTCGTCACGTCCGACGTCGAGTGTTGCGGGATGGCGGGGAGCTTCGGCTACAAATCGGAGTACTACGAGCTCTCGATGGACGTCGGCGAAGCACTCCACGACCAGTTCACGGACGCGGGCGACAGAACGCTCGTCGCCAGCGGCACGTCTTGTACCGAGCAGCTGACCGAGCTGTTCGCCCGTGACGCGACTCACCCGGTCGAACTCGTGGCACCCGACGGACGCACCTGA
- a CDS encoding ABC transporter permease — translation MSIREELHDGQARARWYLMDGLISVKNRLPVDTTALSDRFGYALIAPGLLLVSFLAVGMGLLVWYSFLTYDSIEIFVYQYTLANWERLLNTTAFHTVFFRTLLYSAVVTVGTVALAFPYAYLVVRTDRPIFRYVLLFGLFVPFFTGVIIRAYGWLIVLGKNGLLNWALGTVGIGPVAFIGTPVAVIVGLLQYLIPFAVLMLTPAIASIDSDLERAAKNCGANQWNTFRYVVLPLARPGITAATIVVFTLSMANYSIPDLLGGGTLGFAANFVYNKIFGTLNYPFAAVLCIVLVAIASLFVFVVFKRYGTGTLGVEVSEE, via the coding sequence ATGAGCATCCGAGAGGAGCTCCACGACGGTCAGGCGCGCGCGCGGTGGTATCTGATGGACGGCCTCATCTCGGTCAAAAATCGCCTCCCAGTCGACACGACCGCCCTCTCAGACAGGTTCGGATACGCACTGATCGCGCCCGGGCTCTTGCTCGTCAGCTTTCTCGCCGTCGGGATGGGCCTGCTCGTGTGGTACAGCTTCCTGACGTACGATTCGATCGAGATCTTCGTCTACCAGTACACGCTGGCGAACTGGGAACGGCTGTTGAACACGACGGCGTTTCACACCGTCTTCTTCAGGACGCTGTTGTACTCCGCCGTCGTCACCGTCGGGACCGTCGCGCTCGCGTTCCCCTATGCGTATCTGGTGGTCCGCACGGACCGACCGATCTTCCGGTACGTGCTGCTGTTCGGGCTGTTCGTTCCGTTCTTCACCGGGGTCATTATCCGGGCGTACGGGTGGCTCATCGTCCTCGGCAAGAACGGACTTCTGAATTGGGCGCTGGGGACGGTCGGGATCGGCCCGGTGGCGTTCATCGGGACGCCAGTCGCCGTCATCGTCGGGCTCTTGCAGTATCTGATCCCGTTCGCGGTCCTGATGTTGACGCCCGCGATCGCGAGTATCGACTCCGACTTAGAGCGCGCGGCGAAGAACTGCGGGGCGAACCAGTGGAACACGTTCCGGTACGTCGTGCTCCCGCTCGCCCGTCCGGGCATCACCGCCGCGACCATCGTCGTGTTCACGCTCTCGATGGCCAACTACTCGATCCCGGATCTGCTCGGCGGCGGGACGCTCGGCTTCGCCGCGAACTTCGTCTACAACAAGATATTCGGCACCCTGAACTACCCGTTCGCGGCCGTGCTGTGCATCGTCCTCGTGGCCATCGCGTCGCTGTTCGTCTTCGTGGTGTTCAAGCGGTACGGAACGGGGACGCTCGGGGTGGAGGTGAGCGAGGAATGA
- a CDS encoding LUD domain-containing protein has product MSTSVTQRFESSLTDIGVSITRTESEAFASTLDSVVTEPAVGVPLEGYGGVSLSDTVVETPPTPRLLRTAQTGVTPVSKAIAEYGTLVLDSDAAGTEPVSLYPPTHVAVVRESDVLPDVESTTDHLAERFAVGGSSVFASGVSATGDMGALVEGVHGPTNVDVVLLTDQ; this is encoded by the coding sequence GTGAGTACATCCGTCACCCAACGATTCGAATCGTCGCTGACCGACATCGGGGTTTCGATAACGCGGACGGAGTCGGAGGCGTTCGCGTCCACGCTCGATTCGGTCGTGACCGAGCCGGCGGTCGGCGTCCCGCTCGAGGGGTACGGTGGTGTTTCGCTCTCCGACACCGTCGTCGAGACGCCGCCGACGCCCCGTCTCCTCCGGACCGCACAGACGGGCGTCACCCCGGTCAGCAAGGCCATCGCGGAGTACGGCACGCTCGTCCTCGACAGCGACGCGGCCGGAACCGAGCCCGTCAGCCTCTACCCGCCGACACACGTCGCGGTCGTCCGCGAGAGCGACGTCCTCCCGGACGTCGAGTCCACCACCGACCACCTCGCCGAACGGTTCGCCGTCGGCGGCTCGTCCGTCTTCGCGAGCGGCGTGAGCGCGACCGGCGACATGGGCGCGCTCGTCGAAGGCGTGCACGGCCCGACCAACGTCGACGTCGTCCTCCTCACCGACCAATGA
- a CDS encoding ISH3 family transposase, with translation MKCLYHPDTVLTASDLEILAEGLLAELPIPGVEGCGFDSGIIRRTLLQAAVDQTSIKAVTDSTRGTYSDDYTLAQLHTIPPEELEATVNLLLRQQATMILGPGPRIICLDFVDVHYHGCPHHSPGELCHTTPRDGTSQCHRYLAGFVLCRAKPLVVAVTAVRGDEPISDAVERLLDHVAALPFDVASLLCDRGFYNGACIQRLRETAPVVLPVIRRGQRMAEKLETSISYWTEYTMYEGSERELRFPLAVCVSYRQGKRGKHGLLVRAYMACDLADRTPKEVEALYRKRSAIETAFRTMREARARTTTTDPVVRLVFVLVSFLLRNLWLIVRWGVLATPRRGGRALPVWFRFEVFRAWINHTLDELLHRKWEAPTNGVGIPATYGQLDAG, from the coding sequence ATGAAGTGTTTATACCATCCAGACACTGTTCTTACGGCCTCTGACCTTGAAATCTTAGCGGAAGGCCTCCTCGCAGAGCTACCGATACCCGGAGTCGAAGGCTGCGGCTTCGACTCCGGGATTATCCGACGGACGCTCCTCCAAGCAGCTGTTGACCAGACCTCGATCAAGGCGGTCACCGACAGCACTCGTGGAACCTACTCCGACGACTACACGCTTGCTCAGCTTCACACCATCCCACCTGAAGAACTCGAAGCCACCGTCAACCTCCTCCTCAGACAACAGGCGACGATGATCCTCGGCCCCGGCCCGAGGATCATCTGTCTTGACTTCGTCGACGTCCACTACCACGGCTGTCCACACCACTCTCCCGGTGAACTCTGTCACACGACGCCCCGCGATGGCACCTCACAGTGCCATCGCTACCTCGCTGGATTCGTCCTCTGTCGGGCGAAACCACTCGTCGTCGCCGTCACTGCTGTTCGTGGAGACGAACCAATAAGCGACGCGGTCGAGCGACTGCTCGACCACGTCGCGGCACTTCCCTTCGATGTCGCCAGTCTCCTCTGTGACCGCGGGTTCTACAACGGGGCGTGCATCCAGCGGTTGCGTGAGACTGCTCCGGTCGTTCTCCCGGTCATCCGACGCGGCCAACGGATGGCCGAGAAACTAGAGACGTCGATCTCCTACTGGACGGAGTACACAATGTACGAGGGAAGCGAGCGGGAACTGCGCTTCCCGCTCGCTGTCTGTGTCTCCTACCGACAGGGCAAGCGGGGGAAGCACGGACTGCTTGTTCGTGCCTACATGGCGTGCGATCTGGCTGATCGCACGCCGAAGGAGGTTGAGGCTCTCTACCGGAAACGATCAGCCATCGAGACAGCCTTTCGAACCATGCGCGAAGCGCGTGCACGCACAACCACGACCGACCCGGTCGTTCGGTTGGTGTTCGTGCTGGTGAGTTTCCTGTTGCGGAATCTGTGGCTGATCGTTCGCTGGGGCGTGCTCGCCACGCCGCGGCGCGGCGGGCGAGCACTACCCGTGTGGTTCCGCTTCGAGGTATTCCGAGCGTGGATCAACCACACGCTCGACGAACTGCTACACCGGAAGTGGGAAGCACCGACCAACGGTGTGGGGATTCCCGCGACGTATGGTCAGCTGGACGCGGGCTGA